A window of Pseudomonas denitrificans (nom. rej.) genomic DNA:
GCTGGACAGCTTGCGGTCCAGGGAGAACGGGCCGGCACCGCTGATCAGCAGCGCAACGCTGATCATGATCAGGGTAAAGGCGTATTCGAAGCCGTTGGCGGTGATGAAGAAGCCGTTGGCCAGGTGCACGCTGAACACGGCCACCAGCATGGCGACGATCAGCGGGATGCTCGCCAGGCGCACCAGCAGGCCGAGGACCAGGGCCAGGCCGCCGAAGAATTCGGCGCTGCCGGCCAGAGCGGCCATCAGGTAGCCGGGGGTCACGCCGAGGGATTCCAGCCAGCCCGCCATGCCTTGCAGACCCGGGCCACCGAAGGCGCCGAAGAGTTTCTGCGAGCCGTGCGCCATGAAGGTCAGGCCGGTGGTGATACGCAGTACAGCGATGCCGGCGCCAGCGTTGGTGGTCAGGATGGATTTGATCAGCGAGTTCATGGTGCGTCCTTATGGAAGCTCGAGTGGGAGCGAAGGGTTGCGTAGGAAGTGGGTGACAACCGTGGTTGCTTGGCGACCACTATATCCAGTTTTTCCGATATCAAAAGCGCAAAATCGCGCTAATAACTATCGAACAAACCGATTACTTCTTGATTGCCGCCACGCTTTCACGTGGCTCGAGGCCATCACGTTCGCGCTGATATGCAAGATAGTACTTGTTGACGCTGCTGACGTAGTTCACCACGCCCATGCCCAGTTGCTCGGCCGCCACGCGCTCGACCTGGAAGAACCACTGGTTGGGGTTCAGGCCCTGGCGCTTGGCCTCCGCGCGCAGGCTTTGCACCCGCTCGGGACCGGCGTTGTAGGCAGCAAGAACGAAGGCCATGCGGTCACGCTCATTGATGCGCGGGCTGGAGAAGAAGCGCTTGCGCAGCATCGCCATGTAACGGCTGGCGGCCTGCACATTGCTGTCCTTCTGGTGCACGGTATCCACGCCCACGGCGCGGGCCGCCGCCGGGGTGATCTGCATCAGCCCGGTAGCGCCGCCAGCGCCGCGCGCGCTGGCATTGAGATTGGATTCCTTGAAGGCCACGGCGGCCAGCGCCAGCCAGTCGACCTTGTTCTGCTCGGCGTAGCGCTGCAGGGTCGGGCGCACGGCTTCCAGGCGCTTGCGGTCAGGCACGACCAGCGGATTGCGCACCTGGTAGGCGCGGCGATAAAGGCGCTGGAAGGCCACGTCCTGGTCCGCCGGCGCGCGGTAGTCCTTGAGGAAGCGGTTGACGCTGGCACGCAGCATTGGCGCGTCGCGGCGCACGTACCAGGCCATCGGCTCGCTGTTGTCCAGCACCAGATGACGGTCGACGCGCAGCTTGGTGAAGACCTTGCTCCAGCGTTCGGCGATGGGTTGCTCGACCACGGTGTAGTTGAAGATGCCGGCCTGGACCATCTCCAGCACGTCTTCCACGGCCAGGGAGGAATCGGTCCACTCCAGCACTAGGGGCGCCATGCGCTTCTGCGCCAGACGCTCGTTGACCTTGCGCACGGCCTCGCCAGCGGCGCTGCCGGCCGGCAGGGTGATGGTGCGCCCGGCGAGCTGCTCCAGGCGCACGAACTTGCGGTTGCCCTGCTTGGTCACCAGCACCAACGGCACGTCGGCCTTCCACGGCAGGCTGGGGCTGACGTTCTGGCCGTCGCGGGCCAGCAGGACTTCCCCGGGCGCGACCAGATCGCCTTCGCCACGCTGCAGCGCGCCGAGCAATTGATCCTTGGCCTTGGGAATGAATTTGATGGTGAGCGGCTTGCGCCCCGGGGCGCTGTCGTTGAGGTACTGCTCGAAGGCGCGCAGGCGGCGGTACTCGACGCCGATGGGTTCGCCCTTGATTTCGCCGGAGCTGTTGCGGCTCTGGTTGACCAGAACCCGCAGGGTGCCGCCGGAACGAATGGTGGCCAGGTCGCGGGCGTCGCTGCTTTCCTGCTCCCAGTTTTCCGGCTGGGCCGTCAGGCGCGCGGCCGCCGGCAGTGGCGTCAGGGCCACGAGGCACAGCAGTAGCAGCAACAGTCGGGTCATCCAGCTCTCCGGGGGCTCGCACTCGGCGGTGGGCCGATTAGAGTGCGGTTTCGACCGGTAGTTCCCGGCCGCCAAGGGCGCGCAAGACTCTCACAGGAGGGGATAAACACCAACCCGAAACTTCCGATAGATCTTCGGAATATTCCTCAACCTGTTGTTTTTGAAGAATTTTCGTCAAAAAAGCGGCTTTTGCTATGCTCCGCTTCCGAACAAAGGGAACAAAAATGCAACTGATCGACATCGGCGTCAACCTCACCCACCCCAGCTTCGTCCCGGAACGTGAAGCGGTCCTCGCTCGCGCCATCGAGGCCGGCGTCGTGCAGATGGTGCTGACCGGGACCAGCCTGGACGACAGCGAACAGGCCCTGGAGCTGTGCCGGCAACTGGACGAAGAACAGCGTCTTTACTGCACTGCCGGCGTCCATCCGCACGAAGCCAGCCACTGGAACAGCGGCAGCGCCAAGGTTCTTCGCGGCCTGCTGGCCGAGGACCGGGTGAAGGCGGTCGGCGAATGCGGACTGGACTTCAACCGCGACTTTTCGCCGCGCCCGCAGCAGGAGAAGGCTTTCGAAGAACAACTGGGCCTCGCCGTGGAACTGCAGTTGCCGGTGTTCATCCACGAGCGCGATGCGGGCGAGCGCCTGCTGGCGATCCTCAAGGACTTCCGCGACAAGCTGCCGGCCGCCGTGGTGCATTGCTTCACCGGCGAGCGCCGCACGCTTTATTCGTACCTCGACCTCGACCTGCACATCGGAATCACCGGCTGGATCTGCGACGAACGCCGGGGCACCCACCTGCAGGAACTGGTGCGGGAAATTCCCGAGGGCCGGCTGATGCTGGAAAGCGACGCACCTTATCTATTGCCGCGCACCCTGCGGCCGAAACCCAGGAATGGCCGCAACCAGCCAGCTTATCTGCCGGAAGTTCTGGCTTGCGTCGCCGAGCATCGCGGCGAAAGCACCGAAGCGGTCGCGGCCCACACCACGGCCTGCGCGCGAGCGTTTTTCAACCTGCCGGAAATTTGAACCAACTCTCAAGATCGCGGCTCGTCGGCCGATAAGTCGGGGCAGAAGGTGGCTTGATCGGTATCAATGGCCAACCTTCCCCCTTTTCACGACAATAATGGCGCCTTGCCATTATTTGACCGACAAGAAGAGATTTATGGCCGCCTGGATCCGCGATATTTCCCTCAAGTACAAATTCTGGGCCGTCAACGCGGTCGCCTTCGTCACCACCTTGCTGCTGGTCGTGTTCGCCATGCACCAGGAACTCGACGGGCGCAACCAGCAGGCACGCCAGGGTGCCGAAGCCCAGGCCCAGTTACTGAAGAACTGGCCGGCAGGCTCGGCACTGCCAACCTCGCCGAACCTCGTCACCTTTGCCAGCGGCAGCGCGCCGCAGATCAGCGGTGTCGACGGTTCCGCCCTCGCCCGCACCAGCGGCTGGGTTGACCTGAAGGGTGCACAGACCCGCAATGGCGCTCTGGCAGGCGCCTACGTGCAGGACATCGGCAACGGCCAGCGCGTCGCCGTACTCGCCCCCGGCGCCGATTTCTGGAGCGTCTTCGAGGACCGCGCCCTGCCCTTCGCCGGCGCCGTGCTGGTACTGATGCTGGCCCTGCTGGCCGCCTCGCAGTTGCTGATCCGATTCATCCTCACCCACCTGCTGACCCTGCGCGACGTGATGCTCCACGTGGAGAAGAGCGGCGACCTGGCCGCCCGTGTGCCGCTGGAAAGCCGCGACGAAGTCGGCCAGATGGCAACCGCCTTCAACGCCATGCAGGCCGGCTACCAGCGCGTGGTCGGCACCGTCGCCCAGGCCGCCGGACGCCTCGACGAAGGCGCGCGCAGCCTCGCCAGCAGCATGGGCCAGGTGCGCCAGGGCATGCTCGGCCAGCAGAGCGAGACCGACCAGGCCGCCACCGCCATCAACGAGATGTCCACCACCGTCCATCACATCGCCCAGCACGCCGCCGACACCCGCGACCAGTCGCAGGAAGCCGACCGCCTCGCCGGCAACGGCCAGCAGGTTGTCGGCCGCGTCGGCCAGTCCATTGCCGGTTTGTCCCAGGGCGTGCAGCAGACCGCCGAGATGATCCAGCAACTGGCCCAGGACAGCCACAAGATCAGCAGCGTGGTCAGCGTCATCCACGGCATCGCCGAACAGACCAACCTGCTCGCCCTCAATGCCGCCATCGAGGCCGCCCGCGCCGGCGAGATGGGCCGTGGCTTCGCCGTGGTCGCCGATGAGGTGCGCAACCTCGCCAAGCGCGTACAGGACTCCACCGACGAGATCACCCAGATGATCAACGCGCTGCAGTCCGGCACCCGCGACGCCGTGGAGTTCATGCAGGAAAGCTCGATCAAGGCCGACGGCTGCGTCGAGGAAGCCCGTGAGGCCGGCGAAGCGCTGGCGGCCATCGCCTCCGCCGTGGCGCTGATGCGCGAGAGCAACACGCAGATCGCCGTGGCCGCCGAGCAACAGAGCCAGGTAGCCGAGGAAATGACCCGTTCGGTCGTGGGCATCCGCGACGTCACCGAACACACCGTGCAGCAGACCGTCGATTCGGCCGGCACCAGCCACCAACTGGCGGACCTCGCCGGCGAGCTCAGCCGCGCCATCCGCCAGCTGCGCCTGTAATCCCTATCGCCCACATAGCCTGCGCCCATTGGCGCGGGCTCCCGGGCAGCACCTAGACTGCTGACATTCCGCCCACCTGCGCTCAGGCGGGCTTTTCAGTCTCGGGAGCAGCACCATGGGCAAACGTCACCCCAACCTCCTCGCCTGGCAGTGGCAGGGCTACGCCGCCAACCACCGCAACCCGACCAACCTGGCGCTGCACATCATCGCCGTGCCGCTGTTCATCCTCGGCGCCCTGACGCTGCTCAGCGGGCTGTTCAGCCTGAGCCTGTCGGCGATCCTGCTGGGCGTGATCGGCATGGTCGCCTCCCTGGCCATCCAGGGCCGCGGTCACAAGCTCGAGGAGCAGGCGCCCGAGCCCTTCAGCGACCGCAAGGACGCCGTCGGTCGGCTGCTGGTCGAGCAATTCGTCACCTTCCCGCGCTTCGTCCTGAGCGGCAAATGGTGGCGCGCCTGGCGAAATCGCAACAGCTGAGCCGGCCATCACGGCAGGGCGCGGCATTTCGGCCATTCAAGTCCCTGGCAGGTTCGCCGATATAATCGTCGAGATTTCGTCACGAGCTGTTGAGATGTCGGCTTTTCGTCATTTTATTGGCACTCTGCTCTGCCTGTTTATTGTCATGCCCGCGCACTCAGCCCCGGATCCGGCGGCCGAGCGCACCGTGCTGACCATCGCAGTGAAGGACCAGCCGCAGCTCCTGCGCCATTACAGCCTGCGCGACCTCGAAGCGCTGCCGCAGACCGAGCGGCGCTCCATGCTCCCTGATGAATCCCAGGTCTATGGCTGGCAGGGCGTGCGCCTGAGCACCCTGCTCGCCGGTTTCGACCGTACCGATTCCCAGCGCCTGCGGGTCGAGGCGCTGAACGACTATTCCGCGCTGATTCCGCTAAGCGACCTCGACGCCTTCGACCCCATCCTCGCCTACCGCCGCGATGGCCAGGCCATCGGCATCGCCGAGCGCGGCCCGCTGTTCGTCATCTACCCGATGCTCGATCACCCGGAGTTGCGGACCCAGGTCTACTTCAACCGCACCGTCTGGCAGGTAAGCCGCATTACCCTGGAGTGATCGCCGTGCCCCCGCAGCCTCCCAGGCGGCGCTATCGCCGCCTGACCGTCATCATTCTCAGCGGCCTGATCGCCGCGCTGACCGCCGGCGCCGGTGCGGCGCTGCTGATGGTGCACCAGCACGTCCGCCAGCTGGCCCATCCCGACGCCCACAGCGAGCTGTGGCAGGCCTACCAGTTGCGCGCCGAGCTGGAACGCTCGCTGAACACTGCCCGCCAGGTGCTCGCTGGCAAGAGCGACAGCGATGCCCTGGCAACCCGCATCGAGGTGCTAGCCAGCCTCCTGCCGCCCCTGCGCACCACGCCTGTCTACCGCTACCTGGTGGAGCCGCGTCCGGAAGTGCAGGCGACGCTGGTGACGATCCAGCAGCTGAGCGACGCCTGGCTCCAGCGTGCCCCTGGGGCCAGCCGGCGGCGGCGAAGGTGCTGGCCGGCGAGATGCTGCGCGAACTGCCCCCGCTGCTCGAACCCACCCATGAACTGGTGGTGGTCACCAACATCGCCCTGACCAACTACATGGACGCCGAACGCCTTGATCTGCAGCGCGCCTTCAACCTGCTGGCCTGGGTGCTCTTCGGCCTCGGCCTGTGCAGCGTGCTGCTGGCTCTGCGAGTGATCGCCAACTCGCGGCGCAAGCTGCAGCTCACCCAGCGCCTGCACGACCTCAACCAGTCGCTCGAGCAACGCGTCGAACAGCGCACCCAGGAGCTGAGCGAACGCAAGGCACTGCTGCGCTACATCCTCGACACCAGCCCCAGCGACGTGGCGCTGCTCAGTGACGAAGACTCCCGCGCCCATTACGTCAGCCCGCGCCTGTTGCAGCGCACCGGCATCCGCCCGCACGAGCCCTTCACCCTGCACCGCCTGTTCGATGACCCGGACGAGGAAGCGCGCTTCCGCCAGTCGCTGGCCGACAATGGCCAGTTGGACAGCTGGGAAACCCGGCTGGCGGGCAACCCCGCTTACTGGGCGATCGTCTGGGCGCGCAGGATGGAAGTAGAGGGCCGCCCCGCCTCGCTGGTGTGGAGCTTCGACATCAACCAGCGCAAGGCCATGGAACAGGAGCTGCGCCTGCTGGCCACCACCGACCCGCTGACCGGCCTGCAGAACCGCCACGCCTTCGTCAAACGCGGCGTCGCCCTGCTCAAGAGCGCGCAGCGCTATGACCGCCAGTGCGCGGCGCTGATGCTGGACATCGACTTCTTCAAGCCGATCAACGACAGCCACGGCCACGCCTTCGGTGATGCGGTGCTGCAGGCCGTAGCCAAGGAGCTGACGCAAGGGTTGCGCGAAGTCGACCTGCTCGGCCGCCTGGGTGGCGAGGAGTTCGCCGCGATCCTCCCGGAAACCGACCTGCAGCAGGCGCTGCAAGTCGCCGAACGGGTACGCAACAGCGTGCAGGCGCTGTCCTTCACCAGCGCGGACGGCAACCGCGTGCGCCTGACCCTGAGCATCGGCGTGGCCGAGCGACGCGAAGGTGAACTGCGCCTGGAAGACCTGCTGGCCCGCGCCGACCGAGCCCTGTACCGAGCCAAGGCCGGCGGGCGCAATCGTACGGAGACCGCGCCCGGTCTCTAGCTGGAAGGCTTCTAGCCGAAGATGGTCACCGTCTGCCGGCCGATTGCCAGGAGCTGGCCGTCCGCCGACCAGGTCTGCGCGGCGATGTGGCCGTAGCCATCGCGGGCATGTTCGATGGTTGCCAGGTACTGGCACCAGCCATTGGCCGGCATCGACGGCAGCGGCTGGACGAACTCCACGGTCCAGGTCAGCGAACTGGAGGGCGCCGGCGATTTCAGGTGCGGCAGGTTGGCCGGCGGCCAGGCGTCGATCAGCGCCAGCAGGTGGCTGATCTCCATCGGTTCGTCGCCCACGTCATCACCACGGAAACGCATCCAGCCACCCATCTCGCGCTCGCGACTGGCCGAGAACGGCATGTGTCCGACGGCCCAGCGCATGGCGATATTCTGGGTGAAGGCCGGCATGATCTTGCGGATGTAGGGCAGCTCCTGGCAGTCCTCGATAGCCTTGAACGCCGGCGGCGGCAGGCCCTCCATCTGCACGCTGGATTCGCGCGCCACGCCGAAGCTGCCCTGGGCCAGCAGGACCACCTGGCCGTTCTGCACGGCGCGGCAGAACACCTGACTGACCGACTTGCCCTCGCGCAGGACTTCGGCCTCGAAGCTCACCGGCACTTCCACCTCGATGGGGCCGACGAAGGTGATCGCCAGCGAGCGCACCGGCCGCCCCGCCTCGGCCACCGACGCCATGGCCTCGTAGGCCAGCGCCGCCACCAGGCCGCCAAAACTGGCGCGGCCCTGGGCCCAGGCGGCGGGAATGACGATGGACAACGGCGCAGTACGCACCGCCCGGAGCATTTCGCTGAAGGACATGATCGGACTTCCCTGAGGCTTCTGGAGAATGGCAACTGGCTGCGATCTTAGGGGCAGCGGCAGCCCCGGCAAACCATCCAAAGCCTTGTCACTTGCAGGAAATGCCCGGTCATCAATGGCCTCTATGCAGAGCCTTTTCCAGGGCCTCCAGGCTCTCGTCGGCGAGGCGCTCGGCGAGGTCGTGGCGGGCATTCCAGTGCGGTTGCAGCGGCATAAGGTCCAGCTCGCGCTCGCTGCGGATCAGCCACTGTTCATAGTCATGCCAGTCGCCCAGGGCCGATTGCGCGTCCTTCAACGGCGCCAGCAGGCGTTGCGGCACGGCGGACTCCTCGGGATAGGCCTCCAGCGAATAGCGCACCCGCTTGATCAGCAGGCGCAGGCGATGACGGTCGTGGGCCGGGTCTTTCAGGGCGTCGCGCAGCTTCTGCCACTCCCGGGCCAGGCGCTTTTCCACCTTGCGGTGCAGGCCATTGAGCACGCCGTGGCGCTCGGACGTGCGCCACAGCTGCGGCCAGCCGTCCAGGCGCATCATCAGGCGCTCCCACTGCGGGCTGGCAAGCAGCGTGGCGTAGCCGGAGATCAACGCCGGCCGGCGCAGCGCGGCGGCACGTTC
This region includes:
- a CDS encoding DoxX family protein produces the protein MNSLIKSILTTNAGAGIAVLRITTGLTFMAHGSQKLFGAFGGPGLQGMAGWLESLGVTPGYLMAALAGSAEFFGGLALVLGLLVRLASIPLIVAMLVAVFSVHLANGFFITANGFEYAFTLIMISVALLISGAGPFSLDRKLSS
- a CDS encoding methyl-accepting chemotaxis protein, which gives rise to MAAWIRDISLKYKFWAVNAVAFVTTLLLVVFAMHQELDGRNQQARQGAEAQAQLLKNWPAGSALPTSPNLVTFASGSAPQISGVDGSALARTSGWVDLKGAQTRNGALAGAYVQDIGNGQRVAVLAPGADFWSVFEDRALPFAGAVLVLMLALLAASQLLIRFILTHLLTLRDVMLHVEKSGDLAARVPLESRDEVGQMATAFNAMQAGYQRVVGTVAQAAGRLDEGARSLASSMGQVRQGMLGQQSETDQAATAINEMSTTVHHIAQHAADTRDQSQEADRLAGNGQQVVGRVGQSIAGLSQGVQQTAEMIQQLAQDSHKISSVVSVIHGIAEQTNLLALNAAIEAARAGEMGRGFAVVADEVRNLAKRVQDSTDEITQMINALQSGTRDAVEFMQESSIKADGCVEEAREAGEALAAIASAVALMRESNTQIAVAAEQQSQVAEEMTRSVVGIRDVTEHTVQQTVDSAGTSHQLADLAGELSRAIRQLRL
- a CDS encoding oxidoreductase; translation: MLTIAVKDQPQLLRHYSLRDLEALPQTERRSMLPDESQVYGWQGVRLSTLLAGFDRTDSQRLRVEALNDYSALIPLSDLDAFDPILAYRRDGQAIGIAERGPLFVIYPMLDHPELRTQVYFNRTVWQVSRITLE
- a CDS encoding TatD family hydrolase, which translates into the protein MQLIDIGVNLTHPSFVPEREAVLARAIEAGVVQMVLTGTSLDDSEQALELCRQLDEEQRLYCTAGVHPHEASHWNSGSAKVLRGLLAEDRVKAVGECGLDFNRDFSPRPQQEKAFEEQLGLAVELQLPVFIHERDAGERLLAILKDFRDKLPAAVVHCFTGERRTLYSYLDLDLHIGITGWICDERRGTHLQELVREIPEGRLMLESDAPYLLPRTLRPKPRNGRNQPAYLPEVLACVAEHRGESTEAVAAHTTACARAFFNLPEI
- a CDS encoding CHAD domain-containing protein, whose translation is MTSFCDYLVSHLIEQEVALFSASSRLKAASDPEALHDLRIAVRRLRSLLHPVRGMPGIDELEQALGDMGRLSGPLRDLEVLLPVLEAEGYERAAALRRPALISGYATLLASPQWERLMMRLDGWPQLWRTSERHGVLNGLHRKVEKRLAREWQKLRDALKDPAHDRHRLRLLIKRVRYSLEAYPEESAVPQRLLAPLKDAQSALGDWHDYEQWLIRSERELDLMPLQPHWNARHDLAERLADESLEALEKALHRGH
- a CDS encoding Mpo1-like protein is translated as MGKRHPNLLAWQWQGYAANHRNPTNLALHIIAVPLFILGALTLLSGLFSLSLSAILLGVIGMVASLAIQGRGHKLEEQAPEPFSDRKDAVGRLLVEQFVTFPRFVLSGKWWRAWRNRNS
- a CDS encoding GGDEF domain-containing protein codes for the protein MLRELPPLLEPTHELVVVTNIALTNYMDAERLDLQRAFNLLAWVLFGLGLCSVLLALRVIANSRRKLQLTQRLHDLNQSLEQRVEQRTQELSERKALLRYILDTSPSDVALLSDEDSRAHYVSPRLLQRTGIRPHEPFTLHRLFDDPDEEARFRQSLADNGQLDSWETRLAGNPAYWAIVWARRMEVEGRPASLVWSFDINQRKAMEQELRLLATTDPLTGLQNRHAFVKRGVALLKSAQRYDRQCAALMLDIDFFKPINDSHGHAFGDAVLQAVAKELTQGLREVDLLGRLGGEEFAAILPETDLQQALQVAERVRNSVQALSFTSADGNRVRLTLSIGVAERREGELRLEDLLARADRALYRAKAGGRNRTETAPGL
- a CDS encoding acyl-CoA thioesterase → MSFSEMLRAVRTAPLSIVIPAAWAQGRASFGGLVAALAYEAMASVAEAGRPVRSLAITFVGPIEVEVPVSFEAEVLREGKSVSQVFCRAVQNGQVVLLAQGSFGVARESSVQMEGLPPPAFKAIEDCQELPYIRKIMPAFTQNIAMRWAVGHMPFSASREREMGGWMRFRGDDVGDEPMEISHLLALIDAWPPANLPHLKSPAPSSSLTWTVEFVQPLPSMPANGWCQYLATIEHARDGYGHIAAQTWSADGQLLAIGRQTVTIFG
- a CDS encoding transglycosylase SLT domain-containing protein; the protein is MTRLLLLLLCLVALTPLPAAARLTAQPENWEQESSDARDLATIRSGGTLRVLVNQSRNSSGEIKGEPIGVEYRRLRAFEQYLNDSAPGRKPLTIKFIPKAKDQLLGALQRGEGDLVAPGEVLLARDGQNVSPSLPWKADVPLVLVTKQGNRKFVRLEQLAGRTITLPAGSAAGEAVRKVNERLAQKRMAPLVLEWTDSSLAVEDVLEMVQAGIFNYTVVEQPIAERWSKVFTKLRVDRHLVLDNSEPMAWYVRRDAPMLRASVNRFLKDYRAPADQDVAFQRLYRRAYQVRNPLVVPDRKRLEAVRPTLQRYAEQNKVDWLALAAVAFKESNLNASARGAGGATGLMQITPAAARAVGVDTVHQKDSNVQAASRYMAMLRKRFFSSPRINERDRMAFVLAAYNAGPERVQSLRAEAKRQGLNPNQWFFQVERVAAEQLGMGVVNYVSSVNKYYLAYQRERDGLEPRESVAAIKK